The Pyruvatibacter sp. HU-CL02332 genome includes a window with the following:
- a CDS encoding COX15/CtaA family protein, whose protein sequence is MSTPLETSRTDTRPIAIWLLGVAALVALMVVVGGLTRLTESGLSITEWKPVTGSIPPLSAEMWQEEFDKYRQIPQYQLVNKGMSLDEFKTIYWWEWGHRFLGRLIGLAFFVPFVWFLATGRLRGRLAWICAGLFVLGGLQGFMGWYMVASGLTERVSVSQYRLAAHLGLAFLIFAALVWVALDILRGTAEQIQRRWVVWTGGLALLVYVQIVLGAFVAGLDAGMIYNTWPLMDGAFVPDGIYTVPAAAFEQHLTVQFNHRMVAYLITILTVIFFWRVVASGADRLQRRAAMWFATAISVQILIGIWTLVAVVPIWLGGLHQFGAVIVLGVAMVQLHIAVHGTPDAGRNQALASA, encoded by the coding sequence ATGAGCACCCCGTTGGAAACCAGTCGTACAGATACCCGTCCCATTGCCATCTGGTTGCTGGGCGTTGCCGCCCTTGTGGCCCTGATGGTGGTTGTTGGTGGTCTGACCCGATTGACCGAATCCGGCCTGTCGATCACCGAGTGGAAACCGGTTACCGGGTCGATCCCGCCGCTGAGTGCCGAGATGTGGCAGGAAGAATTCGACAAGTACCGGCAGATTCCCCAGTACCAGCTGGTCAACAAGGGCATGAGCCTGGATGAGTTCAAGACCATCTATTGGTGGGAGTGGGGCCATCGTTTTCTGGGCCGGTTGATCGGTCTGGCATTTTTTGTGCCCTTCGTCTGGTTTCTCGCCACAGGCCGCCTACGCGGACGGCTGGCCTGGATTTGCGCTGGCCTGTTTGTGCTGGGCGGGCTGCAGGGCTTCATGGGCTGGTACATGGTGGCGTCCGGCCTCACCGAGCGTGTCAGCGTCTCCCAATACCGACTGGCCGCCCATCTTGGATTAGCGTTTCTGATTTTCGCGGCGCTGGTCTGGGTTGCTCTGGACATACTGCGTGGCACGGCTGAGCAGATACAGCGCAGATGGGTCGTGTGGACTGGCGGTCTGGCGCTCCTGGTGTATGTGCAGATTGTGCTGGGGGCGTTCGTTGCCGGGCTCGATGCCGGGATGATCTACAACACCTGGCCGCTGATGGACGGGGCCTTTGTGCCTGACGGGATTTACACAGTCCCGGCTGCGGCTTTCGAGCAGCATCTCACCGTCCAGTTCAATCACCGGATGGTCGCGTATCTCATTACCATTCTGACTGTGATTTTCTTCTGGCGCGTTGTGGCCTCAGGAGCCGACAGGCTTCAGCGGCGTGCCGCCATGTGGTTTGCGACAGCGATCAGCGTCCAGATACTCATTGGCATCTGGACGCTGGTTGCCGTTGTGCCGATCTGGCTTGGCGGGCTTCACCAGTTCGGCGCGGTCATCGTGCTGGGCGTCGCCATGGTGCAACTTCACATTGCTGTCCACGGCACGCCCGATGCTGGCCGTAATCAGGCCTTGGCCAGCGCCTGA
- a CDS encoding DUF2842 domain-containing protein has protein sequence MTFGIPMRWRKLIGLVVLLVFMFLYAMFVMTFAVYKLPENGVLEFAYFLAAGILWAIPAGFLIKWMQIPDPGSPPQQI, from the coding sequence ATGACATTCGGCATTCCCATGCGCTGGCGCAAACTCATTGGCCTCGTGGTGCTGCTGGTGTTCATGTTCCTCTATGCGATGTTTGTGATGACCTTTGCGGTCTACAAACTCCCCGAAAACGGCGTGCTGGAGTTTGCCTATTTTCTGGCAGCCGGCATTCTGTGGGCCATTCCGGCAGGCTTCCTGATCAAGTGGATGCAGATTCCTGATCCCGGTTCGCCACCCCAGCAGATCTAG
- a CDS encoding group 1 truncated hemoglobin, translated as MQAQRATSEVPLIDVIGGRDVVLKVHRVFYGKVYAHPWLKGFFANSDRQHQENQLTDFFVGILGGPMTYSGRLPNKAHPHLFITDEVFDIRHGLLAEALAEVGIDADIAAIWLERDELFRKVIVKKSVSECHGRYKAEAVIAPAKP; from the coding sequence ATGCAAGCCCAACGTGCCACATCGGAGGTTCCACTGATCGACGTCATCGGTGGCAGAGACGTTGTTCTCAAGGTTCACCGTGTCTTTTACGGCAAGGTCTATGCGCACCCTTGGCTGAAGGGATTCTTTGCCAATTCGGATCGCCAGCATCAGGAAAACCAGCTCACGGATTTTTTCGTCGGTATTCTCGGTGGCCCGATGACCTATTCAGGTCGCCTGCCAAACAAGGCCCATCCGCACCTCTTCATTACGGACGAAGTCTTTGACATCCGCCACGGACTGCTTGCCGAAGCACTGGCTGAAGTGGGCATTGACGCAGACATCGCCGCCATCTGGTTGGAGCGCGACGAGCTGTTTCGCAAGGTCATAGTCAAAAAGTCCGTGTCCGAGTGCCACGGACGCTACAAGGCAGAAGCGGTGATTGCGCCGGCGAAGCCCTGA
- a CDS encoding alpha/beta hydrolase, translating into MSDIGHAPPETPHKYRPIAPPRPTLWPLEMRVLGEGAALAAAWPALDRAPNGDGHGVIVVPGFSTDDNSTVPLRRYIRNRGYHTRGWRNGRNDGPTQANLDAIVDNAKELADKTGEKVSLVGWSLGGVLVREATRQNPELVRGVITMGSPFQDVRANSISIMWNLLASKDRIEDKERTEALGAPIPVPATAIFSSTDAVVAGDACRERPGGKRESIEVFASHFGLGVNPLVYYAIADRLAQKKGTWKHFEPPALMKRLYEVHS; encoded by the coding sequence ATGTCAGATATTGGTCACGCTCCGCCTGAAACGCCTCACAAATACCGCCCGATTGCACCGCCACGGCCGACTCTCTGGCCGCTGGAAATGCGTGTTCTGGGCGAAGGGGCAGCCCTTGCAGCCGCCTGGCCGGCCCTAGACCGGGCCCCCAATGGCGACGGCCACGGTGTGATCGTGGTTCCGGGCTTTTCGACAGATGACAACTCGACTGTTCCCCTGCGCCGCTACATCCGCAACCGCGGGTATCACACCCGTGGCTGGCGCAATGGCCGCAATGATGGCCCGACACAGGCAAATCTCGACGCCATCGTCGATAATGCCAAGGAACTGGCCGACAAGACGGGCGAAAAGGTCTCGCTTGTGGGCTGGAGCCTGGGCGGGGTTCTTGTTCGCGAAGCCACCCGTCAAAATCCTGAACTTGTGCGTGGCGTCATCACCATGGGCAGTCCGTTCCAGGATGTGAGGGCCAACTCCATCAGCATTATGTGGAACCTTCTGGCCTCGAAGGATCGGATTGAGGACAAAGAGCGCACAGAAGCGCTTGGCGCGCCAATTCCAGTCCCAGCCACGGCCATTTTCTCGAGTACGGATGCGGTTGTGGCCGGTGACGCCTGCCGGGAGCGCCCTGGTGGAAAGCGGGAATCCATTGAAGTTTTCGCCAGCCATTTCGGTCTGGGCGTCAATCCGCTGGTTTACTACGCCATTGCGGACCGCCTCGCCCAGAAGAAGGGCACCTGGAAGCACTTCGAACCCCCGGCACTCATGAAACGCCTCTACGAAGTGCATAGCTAG
- a CDS encoding polymer-forming cytoskeletal protein: protein MPDDGSNPTGQGSSQAKPADTPTQKAPPAPPAPAATRPAAPRPLSQSSPAPTRAPAPATPVADGKLVLGKGVSLAGHVTNAVSVMVEGDFSQATIEAGELVIGQAGRITGQAVVTSAEVRGHFEGELTVQDELIVHETGSVSGTIRYGEFQATRGARLEGDIRTIGSEAPARAQEPAEAEPAAVQAEAPAPEPDKRSIGGMLRRK, encoded by the coding sequence ATGCCGGACGACGGTAGCAATCCGACTGGCCAGGGCTCATCGCAGGCCAAACCGGCAGACACGCCGACGCAAAAGGCTCCACCAGCCCCGCCTGCACCTGCAGCAACCCGGCCCGCTGCCCCTCGCCCTCTGTCTCAATCGTCTCCGGCGCCCACAAGAGCACCTGCACCGGCAACCCCGGTTGCTGATGGCAAACTTGTGCTCGGCAAGGGTGTGTCCCTGGCAGGCCACGTGACCAATGCAGTCAGCGTCATGGTCGAAGGCGATTTCAGTCAGGCCACCATCGAGGCCGGCGAACTGGTGATTGGCCAGGCCGGACGCATCACCGGTCAGGCAGTCGTGACGAGCGCAGAGGTGCGCGGGCATTTTGAAGGTGAGTTGACGGTCCAGGACGAATTGATCGTCCATGAAACCGGGAGTGTCAGCGGGACCATTCGATATGGCGAGTTTCAGGCCACCCGTGGCGCCCGCCTTGAAGGTGATATCCGTACCATTGGCTCCGAAGCCCCTGCCCGCGCTCAGGAGCCTGCCGAGGCGGAACCCGCTGCGGTTCAGGCCGAGGCGCCTGCCCCGGAGCCTGACAAGCGCAGCATCGGCGGTATGCTTCGGCGCAAATAG
- a CDS encoding CoA-binding protein, whose amino-acid sequence MPSYSDDLIRNLFDRTKVIALVGASPKAHRASNEVMGFLLREGFDVYPVNPLKVGQEIHGRTVLASLADVPVPIDMVDVFRNSSVAGETVDEAIAVGAKSVWMQLGVIDEAAAKRGEAAGLTVIMDRCPAIEIPRLRAA is encoded by the coding sequence ATGCCCTCCTACTCAGACGATCTCATCCGCAATCTGTTTGACCGCACCAAAGTCATTGCTCTTGTCGGGGCAAGCCCCAAGGCACACCGGGCAAGCAACGAGGTGATGGGGTTCTTGCTGCGCGAAGGCTTTGACGTGTATCCGGTCAACCCGCTCAAGGTCGGTCAGGAAATTCACGGACGAACGGTTCTGGCGTCCCTTGCAGACGTCCCCGTCCCCATCGACATGGTGGATGTGTTCCGCAATTCGAGCGTTGCTGGTGAGACCGTGGACGAGGCCATTGCGGTAGGCGCCAAATCCGTTTGGATGCAGTTGGGCGTCATCGACGAGGCGGCAGCCAAACGGGGCGAAGCAGCCGGACTGACCGTCATCATGGACCGCTGCCCGGCCATCGAAATTCCGCGCCTTCGGGCTGCGTAA
- the rplM gene encoding 50S ribosomal protein L13, translating to MKTFTATPSNIEKKWVLIDAEGLVVGRMATIIATRLRGKHKPTFTPHMDCGDNIVVINASKIALTGKKMTDKIYYRHTGHPGGIKETNPTRILASKNPEDIVRKAVQRMLPGGPLSRAQMSNLKIYPGTEHPHEAQQPEVLDIASMNSKNTPRD from the coding sequence ATGAAGACTTTTACAGCAACCCCCTCAAATATTGAGAAGAAGTGGGTGCTTATCGACGCTGAAGGCCTTGTGGTGGGGCGTATGGCCACCATCATCGCGACGCGCCTTCGCGGCAAGCACAAGCCCACTTTCACACCGCACATGGATTGCGGTGACAACATCGTCGTCATCAATGCCAGCAAGATTGCGCTGACCGGCAAGAAGATGACCGACAAGATCTATTACCGTCACACGGGCCACCCGGGCGGTATCAAGGAAACCAATCCAACGCGGATTCTTGCCAGCAAGAACCCTGAGGACATCGTCCGTAAAGCCGTGCAGCGCATGCTGCCGGGCGGACCCCTGTCCCGCGCGCAGATGTCCAACCTGAAGATCTACCCGGGCACTGAGCATCCGCATGAGGCTCAGCAGCCTGAAGTGCTGGATATCGCGTCCATGAACTCCAAGAATACGCCGAGGGACTAG
- a CDS encoding glycosyltransferase, translated as MRILLMTLGSRGDVQPFIALGCELKSDGHDVAVSTAANFTDMIEKAGLRSAPVSVDMQAELEGSVLMDGMRSLRGLIRAWRASQDLMQTQLQDVWDVAHREHPDVIVYHPKAFSAVYAARALGIVAMPVYLQPAYTLTGAFPNPIYPWRRSGFLTRPLNRAFLWLTRVGYGSLLKKWFARNKDVPSDPPIDILTGYHPAGTQVPRFHAFSRHLVPSPDDYGIHEKTTGYWFVEPDETWQPPADLEAFLSTGPAPVYVGFGSMPSQDAQALTRDVVAALDMAGQRGIIATGWSGLSGTDLPPEHFALESAPHSWLFPRCAAVVHHGGAGSTHEGLRWGKPSVICPVFGDQPFWGHVVADLGAGPGPLKQKKITGPLLADRITQALDPAIASAAADIGNLLRAEGGARQAANIITEIATDRQTVD; from the coding sequence ATGCGTATTCTGTTGATGACGTTGGGGTCACGCGGCGATGTTCAGCCGTTCATCGCGCTTGGGTGTGAGCTCAAATCAGACGGTCACGATGTGGCTGTTTCAACGGCTGCCAATTTCACAGACATGATTGAAAAGGCGGGGCTTCGGTCAGCGCCTGTGTCCGTTGACATGCAGGCTGAGCTGGAAGGCTCAGTCCTCATGGATGGCATGCGGTCTCTGCGCGGCCTGATCCGGGCGTGGCGGGCGTCTCAGGATCTGATGCAGACACAGCTGCAGGATGTCTGGGACGTGGCACATCGCGAACACCCCGATGTCATCGTCTACCACCCCAAAGCCTTTTCAGCGGTTTACGCGGCGCGCGCGCTGGGCATCGTGGCCATGCCTGTTTACCTGCAACCGGCCTATACGCTGACAGGTGCATTTCCAAATCCGATCTATCCCTGGCGTCGCTCCGGATTTTTGACGCGACCACTGAACCGCGCCTTCTTGTGGCTGACGCGGGTGGGCTACGGCTCGCTCCTCAAGAAGTGGTTTGCTAGGAACAAGGACGTCCCGTCCGATCCTCCCATTGATATCCTCACCGGCTATCACCCTGCAGGCACGCAGGTCCCGCGCTTTCATGCCTTTAGCCGACACCTTGTTCCGAGTCCGGATGATTACGGCATCCACGAAAAGACAACCGGATACTGGTTCGTTGAACCCGATGAGACCTGGCAACCACCAGCCGATCTCGAAGCGTTTTTGAGTACTGGTCCCGCGCCTGTCTATGTCGGCTTTGGCAGCATGCCGTCGCAGGATGCACAGGCACTGACGCGCGATGTTGTGGCTGCATTGGATATGGCCGGGCAACGCGGCATTATCGCGACCGGGTGGAGCGGATTATCCGGCACTGACCTTCCGCCGGAGCACTTTGCATTGGAGAGTGCGCCCCACAGCTGGCTGTTCCCGCGCTGTGCCGCCGTCGTGCACCATGGCGGTGCGGGCAGCACGCACGAAGGTTTGCGCTGGGGCAAGCCGTCCGTCATCTGTCCTGTGTTTGGCGATCAACCGTTCTGGGGGCACGTGGTGGCTGACCTTGGTGCAGGGCCAGGCCCATTGAAGCAAAAGAAGATCACCGGGCCACTTCTGGCCGACCGCATCACGCAGGCGCTTGATCCGGCCATTGCATCTGCTGCGGCGGACATTGGTAACTTGCTAAGGGCAGAAGGCGGCGCACGTCAGGCAGCAAATATCATCACGGAGATCGCCACTGACCGCCAGACGGTGGACTAG
- a CDS encoding enoyl-CoA hydratase, translating to MSHAAAAISDPVLIEHLDKGIARLTLNRPKARNSLSDALIADLHEAVTRLGTDPAARVIILDAAGPGFCAGHDLKEMTAHRQDEDGGKAYFQDLVSRCSAMMQAIVRCPKPVIARVHGIATAAGCQLVASCDLALASSDAHFATPGVNIGLFCSTPMVALSRNVSRKHAMEMLLLGEMLDAKRAAQFGLINQCVSGDMLDEEVNAWAKRIAQKSSHTLAVGKQAFYDQLEHGLNDAYDYAGHVMVQNMMAHDAEEGITAFIEKRDPTWEDR from the coding sequence ATGTCACACGCCGCCGCTGCGATCTCCGATCCGGTTCTGATTGAACATTTGGACAAAGGCATCGCCCGCCTGACGCTGAACCGCCCCAAGGCGCGCAACAGCCTGTCGGACGCGCTCATCGCAGATTTGCATGAAGCCGTGACGCGTCTTGGCACTGACCCCGCTGCCCGCGTCATCATTCTGGATGCGGCTGGCCCCGGCTTTTGTGCCGGTCATGACCTGAAGGAAATGACGGCACACCGGCAGGACGAGGATGGCGGCAAAGCCTACTTTCAGGATCTGGTGTCCCGCTGCTCAGCCATGATGCAGGCGATCGTACGTTGCCCCAAGCCGGTCATCGCCCGCGTCCACGGGATTGCGACGGCGGCAGGCTGTCAGCTTGTTGCAAGCTGCGATCTGGCTCTGGCGAGCAGCGATGCCCACTTTGCAACGCCCGGCGTAAACATCGGCCTGTTCTGTTCAACACCCATGGTGGCGCTGTCGCGCAACGTGTCACGCAAGCACGCCATGGAAATGTTGCTGCTTGGCGAGATGCTCGATGCCAAGCGTGCTGCCCAGTTCGGCCTGATCAACCAGTGCGTTTCCGGTGACATGCTGGACGAAGAAGTGAATGCGTGGGCGAAACGCATTGCCCAAAAGTCTTCCCACACGCTGGCCGTCGGCAAGCAGGCCTTCTACGACCAGCTTGAGCATGGCCTCAACGATGCCTACGACTACGCCGGTCACGTCATGGTGCAAAACATGATGGCCCATGATGCGGAGGAAGGGATCACAGCCTTCATCGAGAAGCGCGACCCGACCTGGGAAGATCGCTAG
- a CDS encoding DUF2061 domain-containing protein, translated as MTKTATYSVMHMVVAISVAYALTGSWIVALGIGLVQPVVQTVAYHLHERAWSFGDPRGHSRRKVTIDTAQAAA; from the coding sequence ATGACGAAAACAGCGACCTATTCCGTCATGCACATGGTTGTGGCGATCAGCGTGGCCTATGCGCTGACCGGGAGCTGGATTGTGGCCCTTGGTATCGGGCTGGTGCAGCCTGTCGTGCAAACCGTGGCCTACCATCTGCACGAAAGGGCATGGTCTTTTGGTGATCCGCGTGGCCATAGTCGGCGTAAGGTTACCATCGACACGGCACAGGCTGCGGCTTAG
- a CDS encoding HD domain-containing phosphohydrolase yields MPAVHLLNAAHVDALSCVHAAHSATDARTADHEHTVGLLAKHLAAHMGSSPEEAKAIGLAARLHDVGKMSIPPAILHKSDVLTPDQQAIMQGHALAGAKILRAGKFPLMRLASQIALEHHEHADGSGYPYGLRNNQTSMASRIVSLCDVYDALRRERAYKPGMTHEEVCDALAKGKGRITPDLFDDRVLRAFLDNQKQLAEIFNQSMRR; encoded by the coding sequence ATGCCTGCAGTCCATCTTTTGAACGCCGCCCATGTGGATGCACTTTCGTGCGTCCATGCCGCGCATTCAGCTACAGATGCACGCACGGCCGACCACGAACACACGGTGGGCCTGCTTGCCAAACATCTGGCGGCCCATATGGGGTCCTCGCCAGAGGAAGCTAAAGCCATCGGCCTTGCCGCGCGGCTTCATGACGTTGGTAAGATGTCGATCCCTCCAGCCATCCTGCATAAGTCAGACGTGCTGACACCGGACCAGCAGGCAATCATGCAGGGGCATGCCCTGGCGGGCGCAAAAATTCTGCGGGCTGGAAAGTTTCCGCTCATGAGACTGGCCAGCCAAATTGCCCTTGAGCATCACGAGCATGCAGATGGCTCGGGCTACCCCTATGGCTTGAGAAACAATCAGACGAGTATGGCGTCACGGATCGTCAGCCTGTGCGACGTCTATGACGCGTTGCGTCGGGAACGGGCCTACAAGCCGGGCATGACTCATGAGGAGGTGTGCGACGCATTGGCCAAAGGGAAAGGTCGGATTACGCCGGACCTGTTTGATGATCGTGTGCTGCGTGCCTTTCTGGACAACCAGAAACAGCTAGCGGAAATATTCAATCAATCAATGCGCAGGTAG
- a CDS encoding polysaccharide deacetylase family protein, whose amino-acid sequence MMRLVGSDVLKFGLSTLRTTRAHRVLGNSWRGLGAIFMLHRVVEHAPLPHDFAPNRGLEVTPAFLDAVISRVRDLGYDIVDLDEMVRRLRKGGPGPFAAFTFDDGYLDNAELALPIFEKHDAPFAVYVASDLPDGIADLWWLTLEASIRALDHVEMDIGGETISHAARTEKEMRGAWESVYWRLRDVSEDDARYAVARLAELAGIDGQSLASSLSMSWDDVRRLNAHPLCTIGAHTASHYALAKLPMDRAREDMMAGTARLESELGERPTHFAYPYGDEGSAGLREFDLSSEQRFASAVTTRKGLLFDAHGNHLRALPRLSLNGDFQDVDLVEVLLGGAPFALWNKFRRVNVA is encoded by the coding sequence ATGATGCGTTTGGTCGGCAGTGATGTCTTGAAGTTTGGATTGAGCACCCTGCGTACGACGCGGGCACATCGGGTGCTGGGCAATAGCTGGCGGGGCCTTGGTGCCATCTTCATGCTGCATCGCGTGGTAGAGCATGCGCCCCTGCCGCATGATTTCGCGCCAAACCGGGGACTGGAAGTAACACCCGCCTTTCTTGATGCGGTGATCTCCCGGGTTCGCGACCTGGGCTATGACATTGTCGATCTGGACGAGATGGTTCGCCGCCTGCGCAAAGGAGGCCCAGGTCCCTTTGCTGCCTTTACCTTTGATGATGGCTATCTCGACAACGCCGAACTGGCGCTGCCGATCTTTGAGAAACATGACGCGCCGTTCGCGGTCTATGTGGCGTCTGACCTACCGGACGGCATCGCCGATCTTTGGTGGCTGACGCTTGAAGCGTCCATCCGGGCGCTGGACCATGTGGAAATGGATATCGGGGGAGAGACGATCTCCCACGCTGCGCGCACCGAAAAGGAAATGCGCGGCGCGTGGGAAAGCGTCTATTGGCGGCTGCGTGACGTCAGCGAGGACGATGCGCGTTACGCGGTTGCTCGTCTCGCAGAACTTGCCGGTATCGACGGACAGTCGCTGGCATCGTCACTTTCCATGAGCTGGGACGATGTGCGTCGCCTCAATGCTCATCCACTGTGTACCATTGGTGCGCATACAGCGTCTCACTATGCGCTGGCCAAGCTACCCATGGACCGCGCACGTGAAGACATGATGGCGGGAACTGCACGACTTGAATCTGAGCTTGGCGAGCGACCAACCCACTTTGCCTATCCCTATGGGGATGAAGGCTCCGCTGGTCTGCGTGAGTTTGATTTGTCGTCAGAGCAGCGTTTTGCGTCTGCCGTGACGACGCGCAAGGGCCTGCTGTTTGATGCCCATGGCAATCATCTGCGGGCCTTGCCGCGGCTATCGCTCAATGGCGATTTTCAGGATGTTGATCTGGTGGAGGTTCTGTTGGGCGGTGCGCCATTCGCCCTTTGGAACAAGTTCCGCCGGGTGAATGTCGCCTGA
- the rpsI gene encoding 30S ribosomal protein S9 — protein sequence MSETETKSLEDLGDAMTAAVSDAPVVDAEPEVLPDPKIDELGRSYATGKRKDAVARVWIKRGTGTITVNGRDQEKYFARPVLRMLVNQPLVVTERASEFDIICTVTGGGLSGQAGAVRHGISKALTLFEPGLRRTLKAGGFLTRDSRVVERKKFGRAKARRSFQFSKR from the coding sequence ATGTCAGAAACAGAAACCAAGTCCCTGGAAGATCTGGGCGACGCAATGACAGCTGCCGTCTCCGACGCACCGGTTGTTGATGCAGAACCTGAGGTTCTTCCTGATCCGAAGATTGACGAGCTGGGCCGCTCCTATGCCACTGGCAAGCGTAAGGATGCGGTTGCCCGCGTCTGGATCAAGCGCGGCACTGGCACCATCACGGTCAATGGCCGTGACCAGGAAAAGTACTTCGCACGCCCTGTGCTGCGGATGCTGGTCAACCAGCCACTCGTGGTGACTGAGCGCGCGTCGGAGTTCGACATCATCTGCACCGTCACCGGTGGTGGCCTGTCAGGTCAGGCTGGTGCTGTGCGTCATGGCATCTCCAAAGCCCTGACCCTGTTTGAGCCAGGCCTGCGCCGTACGCTCAAAGCAGGTGGCTTCCTGACACGCGACAGCCGTGTTGTTGAACGTAAGAAGTTTGGCCGCGCGAAAGCCCGCCGGAGCTTCCAGTTCTCCAAGCGCTAG
- a CDS encoding O-acetylhomoserine aminocarboxypropyltransferase, which yields MSEQGFSTRAVHAGAAPDPTTGARATPIYQTSSYVFNDVDHAARLFGLEEFGNIYTRIMNPTQAVLEERIASLEGGTAALATASGHAAQLLIFHAIMQPGDRFVAAKQLYGGSINQFGHAFKKFDWHVDWADMADPAAVKAAIGPKTRAIFMESIANPGGVVQDVSAIAAIAKEAGIPLIVDNTMATPYLCRPIELGADIVCHSLTKFIGGHGNSIGGIIVDAGTFDWSASGNYPTLSEPCDSYHGLKMHETFGNIAFAITCRVLGLRDLGPAISPQNAFLLLTGCETLALRMERHCQNAVTVAEHLKGHDKVSWVSYAGLKDDPGHAMMQKISPKGAGAVFTFGLKGGFEAGKTLCNSVEMLSHLANIGDTKSLIIHPASTTHAQLSPEQRAAAGAGDDTVRISVGIEDAADIIADIDQALAKA from the coding sequence ATGAGTGAACAGGGATTTTCAACACGCGCCGTCCACGCAGGCGCGGCCCCCGACCCCACCACAGGCGCGCGCGCGACGCCGATCTATCAGACCTCATCCTACGTCTTTAACGATGTGGACCATGCCGCACGCCTGTTCGGCCTGGAAGAATTCGGCAACATCTATACGCGCATCATGAACCCGACACAGGCCGTACTTGAAGAGCGCATTGCCTCTCTGGAAGGCGGCACGGCAGCGCTTGCAACCGCCTCAGGTCACGCAGCCCAGCTGCTGATCTTCCACGCCATCATGCAGCCCGGTGACCGCTTCGTGGCGGCAAAGCAGCTCTACGGCGGCTCCATCAACCAGTTCGGCCATGCCTTCAAGAAGTTTGACTGGCATGTGGACTGGGCCGATATGGCCGACCCTGCAGCCGTGAAAGCAGCGATTGGTCCCAAGACCCGCGCGATCTTCATGGAGTCCATTGCCAACCCGGGTGGTGTTGTTCAGGACGTTTCCGCGATCGCAGCCATTGCCAAGGAAGCAGGCATTCCGCTCATCGTCGACAACACCATGGCGACGCCTTATCTGTGCCGCCCCATCGAACTGGGTGCGGACATTGTCTGTCATTCACTGACCAAGTTCATTGGTGGTCACGGCAACTCTATCGGCGGCATCATTGTGGACGCGGGCACCTTCGACTGGTCAGCCTCCGGCAACTACCCGACCCTGTCCGAACCCTGTGACAGCTATCATGGCCTGAAGATGCACGAGACCTTTGGCAACATCGCCTTTGCGATCACCTGCCGAGTTCTTGGCCTGCGCGATCTTGGTCCGGCCATCTCGCCGCAGAACGCGTTCCTGCTGCTCACGGGCTGCGAAACACTGGCCCTGCGCATGGAGCGTCACTGTCAGAATGCAGTGACGGTGGCAGAGCACCTCAAAGGCCACGACAAGGTCTCGTGGGTGTCCTATGCGGGCCTGAAGGATGATCCCGGCCACGCCATGATGCAGAAGATCAGCCCCAAGGGCGCAGGCGCTGTCTTCACCTTCGGGCTGAAGGGTGGTTTTGAGGCAGGCAAGACATTGTGCAATTCAGTTGAGATGCTGTCCCACCTGGCCAATATCGGTGACACCAAGTCGCTGATCATTCACCCCGCCTCCACCACCCACGCCCAGCTGTCACCGGAGCAACGCGCAGCTGCGGGTGCCGGTGACGACACGGTACGTATCTCTGTCGGCATTGAAGATGCGGCCGACATCATCGCTGATATTGATCAGGCGCTGGCCAAGGCCTGA